One region of Sebastes fasciatus isolate fSebFas1 chromosome 1, fSebFas1.pri, whole genome shotgun sequence genomic DNA includes:
- the rae1 gene encoding mRNA export factor isoform X2 → MSLFGTTSGFGAGGTGVFGNATTDSHNPMKDVEVTSPPDDSISCLAFSPPTMPGNFLIGGSWANDVRCWEVQDNGQTVPKAQQMHTGPVLDACWSDDGSKVFTASCDKTAKMWDLNSNQAMQIAQHDGPIKAIHWIKAPNYSCIMTGSWDKTLKFWDTRSPNPMMSLQMPERCYCADVVYPMAVVATADRGLIVYQLENQPSEFRRIDSPLKHQHRCVAIFKDKQNKPTGFALGSIEGRVAIHYINPPNPAKDNFTFKCHRSNGTNTTTPQDIYAVNAISFHPVHGTLSTVGSDGRFSFWDKDARTKLKTSEQLDQPITACCFNHNGNIFAYASSYDWSKGHEYYNPQKKNYIFLRNAAEELKPRNKK, encoded by the exons ATGAGTTTATTTGGGACAACCTCCGGGTTTGGAGCAGGAGGGACAGGTGTCTTTGGAAACGCAACAACAGACAGCCATAATCCCATGAAG GATGTTGAAGTGACTTCACCTCCAGATGACAGCATCAGCTGTCTGGCTTTCAGTCCCCCCACCATGCCAGGGAACTTCCTCATCGGAGGATCCTGGGCCAACGAT GTCCGGTGCTGGGAGGTTCAGGACAATGGACAGACTGTCCCTAAAGCCCAACAGATGCACACAGGTCCAGTGCTGGATGCATGCTGGAGTGAC GATGGGAGTAAAGTCTTCACTGCTTCCTGTGACAAAACAGCCAAGATGTGGGATCTTAACAGCAATCAAGCGATGCAGATTGCACAG CATGACGGTCCGATCAAAGCAATCCACTGGATAAAAGCCCCAAACTACAGCTGTATTATGACTGGCAGTTGGGACAAAACACTGAAG TTCTGGGACACTCGCTCTCCCAATCCCATGATGTCTCTGCAGATGCCAGAGAGATGCTACTGTGCAGATGTT GTGTACCCTATGGCGGTGGTTGCCACAGCTGATAGAGGGCTGATAGTTTACCAGTTGGAGAACCAGCCGTCTGAGTTTCGCAGAATAGACTCTCCTCTCAAACATCAG CACCGCTGTGTCGCCATATTTAAGGACAAGCAGAACAAGCCGACAGGCTTTGCACTGGGAAGCATTGAGGGCCGAGTGGCCATCCACTATATCAACCCTCCAAACCC AGCCAAAGACAACTTCACCTTTAAGTGCCACAGGTCAAATGGAACCAACACAACGACTCCACAGGACATCTATGCT GTCAATGCCATCTCCTTCCATCCTGTCCATGGCACACTGTCTACCGTTGGCTCAGACGGGCGCTTCAGCTTCTGGGACAAAGACGCCCGCACCAAGTTGAAGACCTCAGAGCAGCTCGACCAGCCCATCACGGCTTGCTGCTTCAACCACAACGGCAACATCTTTGCATACGCTTCCAGTTACGACTGGTCGAAG GGCCATGAGTACTACAACCCCCAGAAAAAGAACTACATCTTCCTGAGGAACGCTGCCGAGGAGCTGAAGCCTCGGAACAAGAAATG A
- the LOC141754511 gene encoding RNA-binding protein 38-like, whose product MLLHQFMNGALEVMHPSPLQKDTTFTKIFVGGLPYHTNDASLRKYFEAFGDIDEAVVITDRQTSKSRGYGFVTMTDRGAAERACKDPNPIIDGRKANVNLAYLGAKPRSIQSGISIGVQPIHPALIQRQYGLTQPYIYPQAYVQPSLVMPTQVSSSISSSPYMDYSAAYAQYAQAAFEQQYPYAASPASFLGYSYATSPTASQTAAATAAATVHPSLPSAAGQAQAFLHYAPQQHIQPDRMQ is encoded by the exons ATGCTTCTGCATCAGTTCATGAACGGAGCCCTGGAAGTCATGCATCCATCACCGCTGCAGAAAGACACCACTTTTACCAAGATCTTTGTCGGCGGGCTGCCGTACCACACGAACGATGCCTCGCTGAGAAAATACTTCGAGGCCTTTGGGGACATTGACGAGGCTGTGGtgataacagacagacagactagtAAATCCAGAGGATATGGCTTT GTGACGATGACAGACCGAGGAGCAGCGGAGAGAGCCTGCAAGGATCCCAACCCCATAATCGACGGGAGGAAGGCCAACGTGAACCTGGCCTACCTGGGTGCCAAACCCCGCAgcatacagtcag GCATATCCATCGGAGTGCAGCCCATTCACCCAGCTCTCATCCAGAGGCAGTATGG GTTGACCCAGCCATACATCTACCCACAAGCCTATGTGCAGCCCAGCCTGGTGATGCCCACTCAGGTTTCCTCCTCCATCAGCAGCAGCCCCTACATGGACTACAGCGCAGCCTACGCCCAGTACGCCCAGGCGGCCTTTGAGCAGCAGTACCCGTACGCCGCCTCCCCAGCCAGCTTCCTGGGGTACAGCTACGCCACCAGCCCCACAGCCAGTCAgaccgccgccgccaccgctgCGGCCACCGTCCACCCGTCCCTCCCCTCCGCCGCCGGCCAGGCCCAGGCCTTCCTGCACTACGCCCCGCAGCAGCACATCCAGCCGGACCGCATGCAGTGA
- the rae1 gene encoding mRNA export factor isoform X1 translates to MSLFGTTSGFGAGGTGVFGNATTDSHNPMKDVEVTSPPDDSISCLAFSPPTMPGNFLIGGSWANDVRCWEVQDNGQTVPKAQQMHTGPVLDACWSDDGSKVFTASCDKTAKMWDLNSNQAMQIAQHDGPIKAIHWIKAPNYSCIMTGSWDKTLKFWDTRSPNPMMSLQMPERCYCADVVYPMAVVATADRGLIVYQLENQPSEFRRIDSPLKHQHRCVAIFKDKQNKPTGFALGSIEGRVAIHYINPPNPAKDNFTFKCHRSNGTNTTTPQDIYAVNAISFHPVHGTLSTVGSDGRFSFWDKDARTKLKTSEQLDQPITACCFNHNGNIFAYASSYDWSKGHEYYNPQKKNYIFLRNAAEELKPRNKKW, encoded by the exons ATGAGTTTATTTGGGACAACCTCCGGGTTTGGAGCAGGAGGGACAGGTGTCTTTGGAAACGCAACAACAGACAGCCATAATCCCATGAAG GATGTTGAAGTGACTTCACCTCCAGATGACAGCATCAGCTGTCTGGCTTTCAGTCCCCCCACCATGCCAGGGAACTTCCTCATCGGAGGATCCTGGGCCAACGAT GTCCGGTGCTGGGAGGTTCAGGACAATGGACAGACTGTCCCTAAAGCCCAACAGATGCACACAGGTCCAGTGCTGGATGCATGCTGGAGTGAC GATGGGAGTAAAGTCTTCACTGCTTCCTGTGACAAAACAGCCAAGATGTGGGATCTTAACAGCAATCAAGCGATGCAGATTGCACAG CATGACGGTCCGATCAAAGCAATCCACTGGATAAAAGCCCCAAACTACAGCTGTATTATGACTGGCAGTTGGGACAAAACACTGAAG TTCTGGGACACTCGCTCTCCCAATCCCATGATGTCTCTGCAGATGCCAGAGAGATGCTACTGTGCAGATGTT GTGTACCCTATGGCGGTGGTTGCCACAGCTGATAGAGGGCTGATAGTTTACCAGTTGGAGAACCAGCCGTCTGAGTTTCGCAGAATAGACTCTCCTCTCAAACATCAG CACCGCTGTGTCGCCATATTTAAGGACAAGCAGAACAAGCCGACAGGCTTTGCACTGGGAAGCATTGAGGGCCGAGTGGCCATCCACTATATCAACCCTCCAAACCC AGCCAAAGACAACTTCACCTTTAAGTGCCACAGGTCAAATGGAACCAACACAACGACTCCACAGGACATCTATGCT GTCAATGCCATCTCCTTCCATCCTGTCCATGGCACACTGTCTACCGTTGGCTCAGACGGGCGCTTCAGCTTCTGGGACAAAGACGCCCGCACCAAGTTGAAGACCTCAGAGCAGCTCGACCAGCCCATCACGGCTTGCTGCTTCAACCACAACGGCAACATCTTTGCATACGCTTCCAGTTACGACTGGTCGAAG GGCCATGAGTACTACAACCCCCAGAAAAAGAACTACATCTTCCTGAGGAACGCTGCCGAGGAGCTGAAGCCTCGGAACAAGAAATGGTGA